One part of the Pseudocalidococcus azoricus BACA0444 genome encodes these proteins:
- the secG gene encoding preprotein translocase subunit SecG: MLEKILMGVWAFSALGLVILVLLHSPKGDGLAAIGGQAQLFTSTKSAETTLNRITWTLTVLFMGLTVVLSAGWLGASS, encoded by the coding sequence ATGTTGGAAAAAATCTTGATGGGTGTTTGGGCTTTTTCGGCCTTGGGTTTGGTGATTTTAGTTCTACTTCACAGTCCCAAGGGGGATGGTCTAGCGGCGATTGGCGGCCAGGCCCAGTTATTTACCAGTACCAAAAGTGCCGAAACAACCTTAAACCGAATTACCTGGACGTTAACCGTGCTGTTCATGGGCTTAACGGTGGTCTTAAGTGCAGGTTGGTTAGGGGCCAGTTCCTAA